A segment of the Aptenodytes patagonicus chromosome 3, bAptPat1.pri.cur, whole genome shotgun sequence genome:
CCCCCCCCCAGTATTTTCGATTCTCATCCTAATGGTCTTCCAACTGCTCGTTGCAATTTCCTGGCTGGTACCTACCCCGCTCCTGGAGGCCGGGGTAATACAAAACCATGGTCTAGTGGGGACCGTATCCGCACCGGAGTCCTTCCTCCACAGCAGCCGCCTCCGCACAGCCCCCGcgcagctccctcctcctcctcctcctccccccagcacACCGCTCTCCCCTCCGGCCCGGCGGGCGCCCCGCCGCACGGCCACCTCGCGTCGAACGGGGACCGACATCCCCCCAGCCCGGGGAAGACGCCtccgcgccccggcccgccctgccctgccctggggggctgcagggacggCGGCTCCCGGCCAAACACCGCCCCGGGGCGCACAGCCGCGGGAGCCCGGCGCCGCCCGGCACCCCCGGGGCTGCCGCAGCCGCCGGGGCCCCCCGGGAGGAGAGGGGCCGCTCCGTGCGCGGCCGCGCGGTAGCCGCCGCCTGTCCCCAAGGGGCGGTCCTCTCCCATTCACctcgggggggacgggacgggggacACCCTTTCTGCGGGCAGAGGACGTCTTCCTCCCTTCCCCGCGGGACAGGGGGCACCTTCCCCGCGGCGGGACACGGCggaggcgcggggccgcggcagggagggggcggcgggccgggaaTGTCATTTGGAGGTGGCGGCGacagccctcccctgcccgcagccGAAACGCGACTCGGGGCGGGAGGAGGACGCCGGGGGCGAGggaggcagcggcgggcggggggacTGCGGCGGCCGCGCCGGGGACCCCGCCACCCCGGCCCCGCACCTCGCAGCCGTAGAGCTGCCCCAGCTGCTCCACGATCCACTCCTCCAGCACCAGCCGCTTCCGCAGCTCCTTCCGATCGTATTTCACCGTCACTTTTCCCTGCTGGTGGCGCCGCTGCTGGACCTGCACCACAGCCGCCGACACCGAGTCCTCCCGGGAGGAGCCGCCGGAggagccgccgctcccgccgccgccgcggggggtcTGGAAGAAAacgcggctcccgccgccgccgcccgctgccgccgcctcgcTGCCCCCGGTCGCCACCGACAtgctccgctccgccgcggctcccgccgaGCCGAAAGGCGCCCGCCGCTACCGCCGGGCCGCAGCAGCCGCCGGTTGCGCGTGTGCCTCGCTCCCCCGCACCTGCCGTTTAAAGCCTCTCATGGCACAGCGGcgcagccggccccgccgccgggagggCTGGGCCAAACCGGCGGGGGGCGGGGACAGCCGACGGACGGCGCGTTACGGTGCGGCGGAGcacgcccgccgccgctccggcccgCCCCTCCGCGCTGGCACCGCGTCCCGGCCCCgcagcggcgcggagcggagcgcggaGCGCCCCGAGGGAGCCGCGGTGCCGGCGGCGGAGCCTCTGGGCCGCCCCGGTGCCAGCGCTCGCCCCGGTGCCAGCGCGGCGCGGGCGGCTGCTCCTCGCTGTCGTCGGAGCCGGAGCGGCATGTGCCCGCGGCAGGGCGCTCCCCGGGGGCTCCCCAGGGACTTCGGCTGCTGGGTggtttatggctttttttttaaggaaatgcagTATTGCCCCGTCATGCACACGACGTTTATAAATGTTGTATCTCCGCAGCATTAAAACGCTGAATGCGATCGTTTTCTTCTctccgggggtgggggggtggggtgtgtggaTGATTTCAGGGCAGCGAACCCAAATAGAAAGCAAATATTTCGAGCTCTCAGCAGTTAGTGTAACAATTAGCCATTTGGAGATGGCTGTCTTCCTACAAGGCACCGGTTAGCATTAGCGTTTTCAGCAGCTTTGTGTCTCGGAGGCACTGAGTGAAATCACCAATGATCCACCACACACACCAGTGTGCCTGTGACTGCGGGTAAGCAGCCAACATAACGCAGGCGCTGGTTAGGGGCCCTGGACCGTCCCCGTTAGCAAAGAGGTTTGCCTGTGACAAGGGGCAGAAGCCAACCCTCTGCGCATGCAAACCTGGGACTGGAAGTGCCCGGCGTCCCAAAGCTCGGGTACGGCTGTGGGGACTGTCCCCTGCACACGCTGACCTGGGGGAGGATGTCTTAAGTCAGCAAGGGGCAGAGGGGAAGTGCGCATGGATCGCCGGCCACAGTTACCCCGGGCATATCTGCTTCAGTCAAATCCTTGCTGCTGTTCCGCATGCCCCTGTGGTTGCAGTGGCATTTCAGCCTCTTCTGCTCTCTGCATTTGACACACCACTGAACAAGAGGCTAGCATGAGGCATTTGAGCCTCATCAAGCTATTTAGGTAAAACTCAGCTTGTGCTGCTCTAAAAAAGTGCCAGTTCTTCAAAGCAAAGCATATAAAGTTAAGCTCCTTATCTGCATGTAGGGAGCACATGATTTTCAGAGATACTGAGCAACTGCAACTAGGCATCAGAGCAGGTCACACTTGaagcctgggctgcaggcagagcttgAGAGAAAGTCACGTCCCGCGAGCCTGAGTTTAGGCAATGAGGCTGTCCTATCCACTGGGCGGTCTTCTCTGCCATTACCCAAGCAAATCTCGACTTCCAGCTGCGGCTGGGTAGTGCTGCCTGCCTGGCTTTTATAAATCTGGGCTTGGGTAAATACAGTAGGAAAATACCATCGTCAGCAACTTGTTCTTAGAGAAACCAAAAAGATGCAGAGGAGTTTTTGAAAGAGGGGAGCGGCTGTCTTTTAAACTTTTGTGTTTGGAGTGGCCTGTAATTTGGGTCTTCAGCTCTGCATGTCATGTTGGAAGTCTGGTGCTGACGGTCTCAACCACAAAACTTGAAACTTTCCTGTTTAGAGCAGGAACATTTTCATCTTTATAGACTGATTTTGTTTTCGGTTGCTGAGGAAAAATGGATTAATGCAAAAGAAGGTAAATATTGCACGAGAGGCTTTTTAAAGCCATACTAAGCACCATACTTGCTGTTTCATGGGATATATTAGCAGGAATACCCGAATTGTCACCATGTTAGGATATTTTCTGGAGCCAAAAGAATGCTGAGGTGTTCCACACTGGACTTAAGCTGGCTGGAAAATACTGAGATTTTTGTTGCCTGCTGTAGCAAATATCAGGTGCACAGATGGCTAAAATATTCTCATCGACTCTGAGCGTGAGAATCCAGAAAGTCTCAGCTGAAGGACTTTTTCAATACTATTATTAATAGGATATTATAATCGCCGCAGACATTTAAAAGCTGGCACCCGCTATTCAAATAGCACTTCCGCAACACTCTTA
Coding sequences within it:
- the PPP1R14C gene encoding protein phosphatase 1 regulatory subunit 14C, producing the protein MSVATGGSEAAAAGGGGGSRVFFQTPRGGGGSGGSSGGSSREDSVSAAVVQVQQRRHQQGKVTVKYDRKELRKRLVLEEWIVEQLGQLYGCEEEEMPDVEIDIDDLLDAANEEERALKLQETLVDCYKPTEEFIKELLTRIRGMRKLSPPQKKSI